The DNA sequence GCCAGCATGGCGTAAACCGAACAATACTTTTCTACCGACAACTGAATGGCTCGTTTTACCTTATCCCTGTCCAGCTCGCCGGTAAACTGGAAATCCATCCGGATGGCCTTAAAGACCGCTGGTGTATCGTCCACCCGTTCTCCGTCCAGGACAATTTTCAGATCCTCAATTACCTGTCTTTGTTTTTTCAGGATAAGTATCACATCAATGGCGCTGCATCCGCCAAGCCCCATTAAAATAAGTTCCATCGGCCGTGCCCCCGCTCCTGCAGCCCCGATATCCCGGGATCCGTCAATATCTACCTTTACCCCTTCGGTGCCCACCGCCTCAAAGTGGAACGCATCGTCTATTCGTTGAAGTTCTACACGCATCTCAAATTATTAGTTTAAAGTAAAAAGGTTAAAGGTTAAACTTGAAATCCGGCTCAAAGTTTGGATTAATTAAGAAAATCCCGGTACGGAGGCTGAATAATCTTTTGGAATTAAGTTTCCATTACGTAAATTGCGTAACGTAAATTACGTAACGCAGGTTGCAAAGTGTAGATATCATGAAAACACCCACTAATCCATTTGTCCTTAGCGGATATTACGGTAAAAAATGGTTTTGCGATCGCGAAGAGGAACTGACTATATTGATGAAACACTTGCAAAATGAACGAAACGTAGTCTTGTATTCATGGAGGAGAATGGGAAAGACAGCACTTATTCGTCGTATTTTTGAAGAAGCAAAACGCCACAACGAAACCGAATCTGTTTATGTAGATCTATTAGCCACACAGGATCTAAAAGAAGCAGTCCGCGCTTGGCGCCCCAAGCAGCGTAAGTACGGCCCTGAACGCTCTTCAAAAAAAGGAACTTGTTATTCAGGAAAATGGTCATTACTTCGTTCATGACGTACTTTTGGCACGGTGGCTGGAAAGGCTATAGTAACCGAGGTTACTGTGGCAAGGGTTACTATAATCCGGGTTGATCGTTACTTCTAGAACAAAGGTGACAACGAATCATCAAACATGCAGCCCGCATTCCTTACGGGAGGCGTGTTCCCACCACCAGCGGCCCGCGCGGAAATCTTCTCCTTCCAGGACGGCCCGTGTGCAGGGCTGGCAGCCGATGCTGGGGAAGCCCTTATCGTGAAGCGGGTTATAGGGAATGTTGAAGCGCCTTACGTATTCTTTTACCTCTTCCAATGTCCAGCTGAAAAGCGGATGGTATTTAACCAGTTCATGGCCGGCGTCCCATTCGGGATTTTCCATGGTGGTCCGGTTGGCGGATTGTTCGCCGCGGATACCAGTGATCCAGCATTGCTGGCCTTTCAGGGCACGGTTGAGGGGCTCAACCTTACGGATAGCGCAGCATTCTTTGCGGTTCTCTATGGACTCATAGAAGCTGTAGGGTCCTTTTTCGGTCATTAGCTTCTCCACGTCCGCCGCCTGGGGCGAATACACCTCTATGGGTTTCTTGTACCTGTCAATGGTACGGTTCCATACATGATAGGTTTCATTGAACATGCGGCCTGTATCCAGGGTAAATACCCGGATGGGAAGATCGTTTTTAAAGATCATGTGCGTGATCACCTGGTCTTCCCAGCCGAAGCTGGTAGAGAATACTATTTTGCCCGGAAATTCTTCCGCAAAAGCGCCTAAGGCTTCCTCGGCGGAAAGGCCTTCTATCTTTTTCTTCAATCCTGATAAATCCATCATATAAGAATGATATTTTCTATAGAAATAGTAGATTATTTACCGTGACTACCACTTCTATTTTTTCTGTTTTTACCTTGTTCACTATTTAACTCCCTGAGCCTGTATTGAAGACTTTTCCAGGGCGCCGGTTAAGTCGGCGATAATATCTTCCACGTCTTCCAAGCCTACGGATATACGGATGGAGCCCTCCTCAATAGCAATAGCAACTCTTTCCTCCGGCGTTAATTTTGAATGCGTGGTGGAGGCCGGATGCGTTGCAATTGTCCGCGTATCGCCGAGGTTGGAGGTAAGCAGGGTCATTTCCAGCGAGTCTAAAAAACGCCGGGCCCGCTGGTAACCGCCTTTGATGACGAACGTAATAATTCCGCCGCCATGCTTCATTTGCTTTTTCGCAAGCTCATATTGCGGATGCGAAGGCAGGAAGGGATAGCGTACGCTTTCTACTTCGGGGTGGGCTTCCAGGATCTCCGCGATCCTGAGGGCGCTGCTGCAATGCCGGTCCATCCGCACGCCCAGGGTTTCCAGGCTTTTGGAAACCGTCCAGGCATTGAAAGCGGACATGGCAGGGCCCGTATGCCGGATAAAGAACATCAGCTGATCGATCAGATCCTGCCGGCCTACCAGGATGCCCCCCAGCACTCGGCCCTGGCCGTCCATATATTTAGTAGCCGAATGACTTACAATATCAGCGCCGTAGTGTATGGGTTTCTGGAGGTAGGGAGTGGCAAAGCAGTTATCCACGTTCAGGATAAGGCCGTGCTTTTTTGCCAGCTTTCCTACCCATTCCAAATCTATCAGTTCCAGGCCAGGATTGGAAGGCGTCTCCAGGAAGATCATCTTCGTGTTTTCCCGGATGGCTTTTTCCCAGTCTTCCGGACGGGAGGCATCTACGTAGGTATGGGTGATGCCCCAACGGGGGAAAAGGCGGGTAAACAGCTGGTGGGTGGAACCGAAAATGGAACGGCAGGAAACCACATGGTCGCCGGCGCTTAACAGGCCGGCAATAGAAGCAAATACCGCGGCCATTCCGGAAGCGAAAGCAAGCCCGGCTTCGGCCCCTTCCAGGGCGCGTATCTTTTCAATGAATTCGCTGGTATTCGGGTTGGAATACCGGGAATAAATATTCCCCTGCTCCTCTTCGGCAAACAGGGCGCGGCCTTGTTCCGCATTATCAAAAATAAAGCTGGAGGTAAGGTATAGCGGAACGGAATGTTCCCGGTTGTCCGACCGTTCAGCCTGGATCCGTACAAGTTTTGATTGGTCTTTCATTGCTTCTCGCTGGATATTACGGCTGCGAATATAATCTTCCTTCTTTTCATTTGCCAACACCGCCGTGATCTCATTCAGCTTTTCCACCTTATGGGCAAAATCTCCGTTAAGGCCCTTTCGGATAACTTCCAGGTTATCCAGGGATTCGTTGATATTCTCCGGAATGGACTGGTTTAAAAATTCCTTTACTCTTTTCGCCACCGTCGGCGATTTTCCATTGGTGGAAATAGCCAGCTTCAGGTTCCCCTTTTGCACGATGGAAGAAAGATAAAAATCGCAAAGGTCCGGAGTATCGGCTACATTGGCAAGGATGTTCCTGGCAGCGGCCATCTTCCTGATCTCCAGGTTCAGTTCCCTGCTGGAGGTAGCGATGATCACGAGGTCTTGTCCCTCCAGGTCAGTGGCTTCAAATCCCTTTTCAAGCAAGAGTACCCCGGAATGAGCAGCAGCAAGCGTCCTGACGCCCTCGCTTATTTCCTTTGCCACCAGGGTAACCGCCGCGGCAGGGCTGTTTCCCAGTAATGCGGAAAGCTTTTCCAGGCCCACCTTTCCCCCGCCGACGACCAGTGTTTTAAGCTGCTCCAGCTTTAGAAAAACGGGAAATAACCGGTTACGGCCTGTACCTGCTGCTTCCGCCATGTCCTGTTATAAATTGTTAATATAATCGTAGAACTCCCTGATCTTGTGAAACTCGGGATGTTCCGCCACGACTTCGCCGATAACGATCACAGCTGGATTACCTACCTGCTTTTCGGCAACGACTTCCCGGATGGTTTCAATGATGCCAATCGCGGTTTTCCGGTCGGGCAAGCTTCCGTTCTGGATGACAGCTACCGGCCAGTCCTTTTTCCCGGCATTCTTATACACCTCTATGATCTCGTCCAGTTTTTTGGTTCCCATCAGGATAATAACGGTGGCATCGGACCGGGCGGCCCGGGCTATATCAGCGGAAAGTTCCCCCTTGGTATTCGTGCCTGTGATCACCCAGAAGCTTTCGCTGACGCCCCTGCTCGTGAGGGGAATCTTTTCCAGTTCCGGCACCGCAATACTGCTGGAAATTCCCGGAATGACGGCGGTTTCAATATTATAGGATTCGGCATGATAAATTTCTTCATACCCGCGTCCGAATACAA is a window from the Anseongella ginsenosidimutans genome containing:
- a CDS encoding OsmC family protein — its product is MRVELQRIDDAFHFEAVGTEGVKVDIDGSRDIGAAGAGARPMELILMGLGGCSAIDVILILKKQRQVIEDLKIVLDGERVDDTPAVFKAIRMDFQFTGELDRDKVKRAIQLSVEKYCSVYAMLAETAEITHSFSINGEK
- a CDS encoding ATP-binding protein, yielding MKTPTNPFVLSGYYGKKWFCDREEELTILMKHLQNERNVVLYSWRRMGKTALIRRIFEEAKRHNETESVYVDLLATQDLKEAVRAWRPKQRKYGPERSSKKGTCYSGKWSLLRS
- a CDS encoding phosphoadenylyl-sulfate reductase codes for the protein MDLSGLKKKIEGLSAEEALGAFAEEFPGKIVFSTSFGWEDQVITHMIFKNDLPIRVFTLDTGRMFNETYHVWNRTIDRYKKPIEVYSPQAADVEKLMTEKGPYSFYESIENRKECCAIRKVEPLNRALKGQQCWITGIRGEQSANRTTMENPEWDAGHELVKYHPLFSWTLEEVKEYVRRFNIPYNPLHDKGFPSIGCQPCTRAVLEGEDFRAGRWWWEHASRKECGLHV
- a CDS encoding trans-sulfuration enzyme family protein, with protein sequence MKDQSKLVRIQAERSDNREHSVPLYLTSSFIFDNAEQGRALFAEEEQGNIYSRYSNPNTSEFIEKIRALEGAEAGLAFASGMAAVFASIAGLLSAGDHVVSCRSIFGSTHQLFTRLFPRWGITHTYVDASRPEDWEKAIRENTKMIFLETPSNPGLELIDLEWVGKLAKKHGLILNVDNCFATPYLQKPIHYGADIVSHSATKYMDGQGRVLGGILVGRQDLIDQLMFFIRHTGPAMSAFNAWTVSKSLETLGVRMDRHCSSALRIAEILEAHPEVESVRYPFLPSHPQYELAKKQMKHGGGIITFVIKGGYQRARRFLDSLEMTLLTSNLGDTRTIATHPASTTHSKLTPEERVAIAIEEGSIRISVGLEDVEDIIADLTGALEKSSIQAQGVK
- the cobA gene encoding uroporphyrinogen-III C-methyltransferase codes for the protein MNGTIKHPKLTLVGAGPGDPELITLKGIRTLATADVVLYDALISEELLRFAPAGAKKVFVGKRAGNHAYSQRQINDLIVDFAFHYGHVVRLKGGDPFVFGRGYEEIYHAESYNIETAVIPGISSSIAVPELEKIPLTSRGVSESFWVITGTNTKGELSADIARAARSDATVIILMGTKKLDEIIEVYKNAGKKDWPVAVIQNGSLPDRKTAIGIIETIREVVAEKQVGNPAVIVIGEVVAEHPEFHKIREFYDYINNL